A stretch of the Halobacteriovorax sp. DA5 genome encodes the following:
- a CDS encoding class I SAM-dependent rRNA methyltransferase, whose amino-acid sequence MNKKTAGRPRIRTPRVELHPASIKYLFKGHPWITKDKYSLKFPKGSPFITAKLDEVKNDDAKFVVMLNDPTHDSVLARIWRIGEGSSHIGPKEFYFELRERMQASFEARGNIDTRENYYLAFGESDYLPGLFIIRLKDRILIQFYANFWNHFENDVLKIVKDFFPKDTLWVQKRNLKRKKEFYCATNKQLKEDNFIVEEYGVKYQIKLNQFYDIGIYTDMAAIRDRVKEDFEGKSVLNLYSYTGAYSLFGLKQGATDVTSVDLSQKYLDWLQENLVLNEMSENHESLCMPTIKALEKFKAEGRKFDLIICDPPSASSDGKKVSKAIDAYKDMIPLFDMILNKGGKAHIFLNTHSITRKKFENKIKEYIGTRKISITGSLKLTGDCPSLKGFIEGDYLKGLTLLKK is encoded by the coding sequence ATGAACAAGAAAACCGCAGGTCGTCCACGCATTCGTACACCTAGGGTAGAACTACACCCTGCCAGTATCAAATATCTCTTCAAAGGTCATCCTTGGATTACTAAAGATAAGTACTCTCTTAAGTTTCCTAAGGGCTCTCCTTTTATTACGGCAAAGCTTGATGAAGTTAAGAACGACGATGCGAAGTTTGTTGTTATGCTAAATGATCCGACTCACGATAGTGTGCTAGCACGAATCTGGCGTATTGGTGAAGGTTCATCTCACATTGGCCCAAAAGAGTTCTACTTTGAACTTAGAGAGCGCATGCAAGCAAGTTTTGAAGCACGTGGGAATATTGATACTCGTGAAAACTACTACCTTGCTTTTGGCGAGTCTGATTATCTGCCAGGTCTTTTTATTATTCGCTTAAAAGATAGAATTCTGATTCAATTTTATGCAAACTTCTGGAACCACTTTGAAAATGACGTTCTAAAAATAGTTAAAGACTTTTTTCCTAAAGATACTCTTTGGGTTCAAAAAAGAAATCTAAAGCGTAAGAAAGAATTTTATTGCGCGACAAATAAGCAACTAAAAGAAGATAACTTTATCGTTGAAGAATATGGAGTTAAGTATCAAATTAAGCTTAACCAATTCTATGATATTGGAATCTACACAGATATGGCGGCAATTAGGGACCGCGTGAAAGAAGACTTTGAAGGAAAGAGTGTTTTAAATCTATATAGCTACACTGGAGCTTATTCTCTGTTTGGACTGAAACAGGGGGCAACAGATGTAACAAGTGTGGATCTTTCTCAAAAGTATCTTGATTGGCTACAAGAGAACCTTGTTCTTAATGAAATGAGTGAAAATCATGAATCACTTTGTATGCCAACAATCAAGGCTCTAGAAAAGTTTAAGGCAGAAGGTCGTAAGTTTGATTTAATTATTTGCGATCCACCAAGTGCATCAAGTGATGGAAAGAAAGTTTCGAAAGCTATTGATGCATATAAAGATATGATTCCTCTATTTGATATGATTCTAAATAAAGGTGGAAAAGCGCATATCTTTTTAAATACACATTCAATTACACGCAAGAAATTTGAAAATAAAATTAAAGAGTACATTGGTACCCGCAAGATTAGTATCACTGGATCACTAAAACTTACTGGTGACTGTCCGTCACTTAAAGGCTTTATTGAAGGCGACTACCTTAAAGGACTAACTCTTTTAAAGAAATAA
- a CDS encoding phospho-sugar mutase produces the protein MTTSLEKAAQWANNSYFDEESRQEIQKLIDADDMKEIEERFYKDIEFGTGGLRSILGAGNNRINKYTVRRATQALAGEVLDHSSKTGITNPSIAVSYDSRKFSFEFAKEVCSVMAANGIKSYIYKRLNPVPMLSYSVRYHKCQAGVMVTASHNPPEYNGYKVYWNDGAQVTPPNDKNIINRYYDITSYDAVKFIDFDQAEKEGFINWVGEDVEQSFYNDILSKTVNPEMCKEFGNDLKIVYTPIHGTGLIPCTTALAQLGFTNVEVVKEQAQPDSAFPTVSSPNPENASAMKMAVDLMKETGADIAFGSDPDTDRLGVAFEHEGEIQYINGNQIGILMLYYMLHNLKENGTMPANPYFVKTVVTTPLQELIADKYGVKSYSTLTGFKWICGLMNKIEKEDPSANFLFGTEESFGYLPHNFVRDKDGVASITFMSEVTLYFKKQGLNLIQALDKIYEEFGFSEETLLNLVYQGKEGSEKITRIMSHFRDLAPTSLCGQEIQAIEDYQTGIVKNLESNEESKLDYPVSNVIGYHFKNGNRLYLRPSGTEPKIKFYIMIQEKEGSLAEKKAKAKKVTDEILAFINETAEGL, from the coding sequence ATGACAACGAGCCTTGAAAAAGCAGCTCAATGGGCAAATAACTCATACTTTGATGAGGAATCACGTCAAGAGATTCAAAAGCTAATTGACGCTGATGATATGAAAGAGATCGAAGAAAGATTTTATAAAGATATCGAATTCGGAACAGGTGGGCTTCGCTCAATTCTTGGTGCCGGAAATAATCGTATTAATAAATATACAGTTCGCCGTGCAACGCAGGCCCTTGCTGGAGAAGTACTAGATCACAGCTCTAAAACTGGGATCACAAATCCATCAATTGCTGTAAGCTATGACTCACGTAAATTCTCTTTTGAATTTGCCAAAGAAGTTTGTAGCGTTATGGCGGCCAATGGAATTAAGTCTTATATCTATAAAAGACTAAATCCTGTTCCAATGCTTTCATACTCTGTTAGGTACCATAAGTGTCAAGCAGGAGTTATGGTAACAGCTTCTCACAACCCTCCAGAATACAATGGTTACAAAGTTTATTGGAATGATGGAGCGCAAGTTACTCCTCCAAACGATAAAAATATTATCAATCGCTACTATGATATTACTTCATACGATGCAGTTAAATTCATCGACTTTGACCAAGCAGAAAAAGAAGGTTTTATTAACTGGGTAGGCGAAGATGTAGAGCAAAGCTTCTATAACGACATCCTATCAAAAACAGTTAACCCTGAAATGTGTAAAGAATTCGGTAACGATTTAAAGATCGTTTACACGCCTATTCACGGAACAGGATTAATTCCTTGTACGACAGCTCTGGCACAGCTTGGCTTTACTAATGTTGAAGTTGTTAAAGAGCAAGCACAACCAGACTCAGCTTTTCCAACAGTAAGCTCACCTAACCCAGAAAATGCTTCGGCAATGAAGATGGCAGTCGATCTTATGAAAGAAACTGGTGCAGATATAGCATTTGGCTCTGATCCAGACACAGATAGACTTGGAGTTGCATTTGAGCATGAAGGAGAGATTCAGTATATCAACGGAAACCAAATCGGAATCCTAATGCTGTACTACATGCTTCACAATCTTAAAGAAAATGGCACAATGCCAGCAAACCCATATTTTGTGAAAACAGTTGTAACAACTCCACTCCAAGAATTAATCGCTGATAAGTACGGAGTAAAGTCTTACTCGACACTAACAGGATTTAAGTGGATTTGTGGACTAATGAATAAGATAGAAAAAGAAGATCCATCGGCAAACTTCCTATTTGGAACAGAAGAGTCTTTTGGATATCTTCCGCATAATTTTGTTCGCGACAAAGATGGTGTTGCTTCAATTACTTTCATGTCTGAAGTAACTCTATACTTCAAAAAACAGGGGCTAAACCTTATCCAGGCCCTCGATAAAATTTACGAAGAATTTGGCTTTAGTGAGGAAACTCTCCTAAATCTTGTTTATCAGGGTAAAGAAGGGTCCGAAAAAATTACACGAATCATGAGTCATTTTAGAGACTTAGCTCCTACAAGCTTGTGCGGACAAGAGATTCAAGCTATAGAAGATTATCAAACAGGTATTGTGAAAAACCTTGAGTCTAATGAAGAGTCGAAACTGGATTATCCAGTAAGTAACGTAATTGGTTACCACTTCAAAAATGGAAACCGCCTCTACCTTCGTCCTTCAGGAACTGAGCCGAAAATTAAGTTCTATATTATGATTCAAGAAAAAGAAGGAAGTCTAGCTGAGAAAAAAGCAAAGGCAAAAAAAGTTACTGACGAAATCCTGGCATTTATTAACGAAACGGCCGAAGGACTATAA
- a CDS encoding mannose-1-phosphate guanylyltransferase: MNIYTLIMAGGKGTRLWPESTESKPKQYLSLVGNETLLAQTLERFEESVDLKNRFIITTRDQAELAISCSKNQILEEHIIYEPAGRNTAPCILLSLAAIEAAGAKDEDIIAVMPSDHVILNKSGFKSSFDKAVKLSSDTQTITTIGIPPHFPHTGYGYIKTSEAVGDGFKVDEFVEKPNFEKAKEYLSTGKYVWNAGMFMAPLGVFKEEFAAHSAEMFSFYEELKASLDEEAKLEEVYNKIPKDSIDYAIMEKSSRISLVKAEFDWNDLGSWEALEQVVDRVEGNTIIDSNGTFLKDATGNIIYAPNKHVSLINVQDLVVVSNDRAVMIVPKDDSQRVKEIVQHLKDNKRKELL, encoded by the coding sequence ATGAATATTTACACACTAATTATGGCCGGTGGGAAGGGAACACGCCTTTGGCCTGAATCAACAGAATCAAAACCAAAACAGTATCTTTCACTGGTTGGAAATGAAACTTTACTTGCACAGACGCTTGAGCGTTTTGAGGAAAGTGTAGATTTGAAAAATCGCTTTATTATCACAACGCGTGATCAAGCTGAGCTAGCTATCTCTTGCTCAAAAAATCAAATTTTAGAAGAACATATAATCTATGAACCTGCGGGCCGAAATACTGCCCCTTGTATTCTCTTATCTCTTGCGGCCATTGAGGCAGCTGGGGCAAAAGATGAAGACATTATTGCAGTTATGCCTTCTGATCATGTGATCTTAAATAAGAGTGGCTTTAAATCCAGCTTTGATAAGGCCGTTAAACTATCAAGTGATACGCAAACAATTACAACAATCGGAATACCACCACATTTTCCTCACACTGGTTATGGCTATATTAAAACAAGTGAAGCTGTAGGTGATGGCTTTAAGGTTGATGAATTTGTTGAAAAACCAAATTTTGAAAAGGCTAAAGAGTATTTATCGACTGGAAAGTATGTTTGGAATGCGGGAATGTTTATGGCACCACTTGGTGTTTTTAAAGAAGAGTTCGCGGCCCACTCTGCTGAAATGTTTTCTTTCTATGAAGAATTAAAGGCATCTCTTGACGAGGAGGCCAAGCTTGAAGAAGTATATAATAAGATTCCAAAAGATTCGATTGACTATGCCATTATGGAAAAATCAAGCCGAATCAGTTTAGTAAAAGCTGAGTTTGATTGGAATGACCTTGGATCATGGGAAGCACTTGAACAAGTAGTTGACCGTGTCGAAGGAAACACTATAATTGATAGTAACGGAACTTTCTTAAAGGATGCGACAGGAAATATTATTTATGCTCCTAATAAGCATGTTTCTTTAATTAATGTTCAAGACTTAGTTGTGGTTTCAAATGATAGGGCCGTAATGATTGTGCCAAAAGATGATTCACAACGAGTAAAAGAAATTGTTCAACACTTAAAAGATAACAAACGCAAAGAATTATTATAG
- the ettA gene encoding energy-dependent translational throttle protein EttA, whose protein sequence is MAYQNDKQIIYSMNRVGKVYKQKHVLKDISLSYFYGAKIGVLGLNGAGKSTLLKIMAGLDQDHLGETHLAKNYSVGYLEQEPKLDPELTVREVVQQGCQETVDLLAQFDEISAKFAEPMSDDEMNNLLDKQAKLQDKLDAADAWTLDSQLDLAMEALNCPPSEAKCGNLSGGEKRRVALCRLLLQKPDILLLDEPTNHLDAETVWWLERHLQQYKGTVIAVTHDRYFLDNVAGWILELDRGQGIPFEGNYTGWLETKAKRLAQEEKTESKRQKAMKEELEWIRSNPKARQAKSKARIKDYEERAKISSEKRNETNDLFIPAGPRLGNKVIEAHGVSKAFDDRLLYENLEFSLPPGGIVGIIGPNGAGKTTLFKMITGQEKPTSGTFDVGDTVKLAYVDQGRDLDPEKTIYDVVADGTEFINVGGQEVNSRAYIAKFNFSGEDQKKKVSELSGGERNRVHLAKVLKEGGNVLLLDEPTNDLDVNTLQALEKALVDYAGCAVIISHDRFFLDRLATHILAFEGEGKVVWFEGNFNEYEEDKRRRLGDAAMNPKRYTYKKLTRD, encoded by the coding sequence ATGGCCTATCAAAATGATAAGCAAATTATTTATTCAATGAACCGTGTTGGAAAAGTTTATAAGCAAAAGCACGTTTTAAAAGACATCTCTCTTTCATATTTTTATGGAGCAAAGATTGGTGTTCTTGGTCTTAACGGTGCTGGTAAGTCGACACTTCTTAAGATTATGGCAGGTCTTGATCAAGACCATCTAGGTGAAACACACTTAGCTAAAAATTATTCGGTTGGTTACCTTGAGCAGGAACCAAAACTTGATCCTGAATTAACAGTTAGAGAAGTTGTTCAGCAAGGTTGCCAAGAGACAGTTGATCTTCTTGCTCAATTTGATGAAATCTCTGCAAAATTTGCAGAGCCAATGTCTGATGACGAAATGAATAATCTTCTTGATAAACAAGCTAAGCTTCAAGATAAACTTGATGCTGCAGATGCTTGGACTCTTGATAGTCAACTAGACCTTGCAATGGAAGCACTAAATTGTCCTCCATCTGAAGCAAAGTGTGGAAACCTATCTGGTGGGGAAAAGAGAAGGGTTGCACTATGCCGTCTTCTACTCCAAAAACCTGATATTCTTCTTCTAGATGAGCCGACAAACCACCTTGATGCTGAAACAGTATGGTGGCTTGAAAGACACCTACAACAATATAAAGGAACAGTAATTGCAGTAACACACGATCGTTACTTCCTAGACAATGTTGCTGGTTGGATTCTAGAGCTTGACCGTGGACAAGGGATTCCATTCGAAGGAAACTACACTGGTTGGCTAGAGACAAAAGCAAAGCGTCTAGCTCAAGAAGAAAAGACTGAGTCGAAAAGACAAAAAGCAATGAAAGAAGAGCTTGAGTGGATTCGCTCAAACCCTAAAGCACGTCAGGCGAAGTCAAAAGCTCGTATTAAGGATTACGAAGAAAGAGCAAAAATCTCTAGTGAAAAGAGAAATGAAACAAATGACCTTTTCATTCCTGCAGGTCCTCGTCTAGGAAATAAAGTTATCGAAGCTCATGGCGTTTCAAAAGCATTCGACGACAGACTTCTATATGAAAATCTTGAGTTCTCACTTCCTCCTGGTGGAATCGTTGGGATTATCGGTCCAAACGGTGCTGGTAAAACAACGCTATTCAAAATGATTACTGGTCAAGAGAAGCCAACTTCTGGAACTTTCGATGTAGGTGATACTGTTAAGCTTGCTTACGTTGACCAGGGACGTGATTTAGATCCTGAAAAAACAATCTACGATGTTGTTGCTGATGGAACTGAGTTTATCAATGTTGGTGGCCAAGAAGTTAACTCTCGTGCCTATATTGCAAAATTCAACTTCTCTGGAGAAGACCAGAAGAAGAAAGTTTCTGAGCTTTCAGGTGGTGAGAGAAATCGCGTACACCTTGCAAAAGTTTTAAAAGAAGGTGGAAATGTTCTTCTACTGGATGAGCCAACAAACGATCTTGATGTAAATACTCTACAAGCTCTTGAAAAAGCACTTGTTGATTATGCTGGTTGTGCTGTTATCATTTCCCACGACCGTTTCTTCTTAGACCGTTTAGCAACACATATCCTTGCATTCGAAGGCGAGGGGAAAGTTGTATGGTTTGAAGGAAACTTTAACGAGTACGAAGAAGATAAGAGAAGACGTCTAGGAGATGCAGCAATGAATCCTAAGCGCTACACTTATAAGAAACTTACTAGAGATTAG
- a CDS encoding DMT family transporter, with amino-acid sequence MTNNLAIIVPLFIGCIGILQGAINRLMTNDIGLTWMALLGNFVTLVVCIGFFFFVKYNPEFFPEFVRLKDFQFKWWYVIPGFFGFLFVVGLPLGIYEVGAVKTTVGLIAAQMVTSVLWDVFVENISLTVPKGLGILMAIGSVILITLF; translated from the coding sequence ATGACAAATAACCTGGCCATAATTGTTCCCCTATTTATTGGTTGTATCGGAATCCTTCAAGGTGCCATAAACCGATTAATGACAAATGATATCGGTCTTACATGGATGGCCCTTCTTGGTAACTTTGTTACTCTAGTTGTTTGTATTGGTTTCTTCTTCTTTGTTAAATATAACCCAGAGTTCTTTCCTGAATTCGTTCGCTTAAAGGACTTCCAATTTAAGTGGTGGTATGTCATTCCTGGGTTCTTCGGCTTCTTATTTGTTGTGGGTCTTCCGCTTGGTATTTATGAAGTTGGTGCCGTAAAAACAACTGTCGGACTAATCGCTGCACAGATGGTGACAAGTGTTCTATGGGATGTATTCGTAGAGAATATCTCTCTTACTGTGCCAAAAGGTCTTGGAATCTTAATGGCAATTGGCTCAGTAATTTTAATTACACTATTTTAA
- a CDS encoding Flp family type IVb pilin — translation MKKILKNNKGQGVMEYMIITSLVGIICITAVKTLGTRVQKRLEDASDKITKSIKVN, via the coding sequence ATGAAGAAGATTTTAAAGAATAATAAAGGCCAAGGCGTAATGGAATATATGATCATCACAAGCCTAGTTGGAATTATTTGTATTACTGCTGTTAAAACACTCGGAACTAGAGTTCAAAAAAGACTTGAAGACGCATCCGATAAAATCACAAAGAGTATCAAAGTAAATTAA
- a CDS encoding SPOR domain-containing protein: MNDKSNFYVFEKKEILLVVIFVILVAITSFFFGLKIGSNYAFEKAGLSNKEEKAIVEPLDEKQKIELTSPEEEKVKEIVQDKETKKVSKEELNKRIEESLKQKMVNEFSSENKDFNDVGVQDTQVQEVVEEKVVEPVQQPAVESETIQESASKTDEYTGKYTIVVGSFESIDDAKEFAEGFRVLGFSPIVNEKEVPGKGNRFRVSLGAFERSIEAKQYVKKHPSLFAGRDYFFTKFD, from the coding sequence ATGAACGATAAAAGTAACTTCTACGTATTTGAGAAAAAAGAAATCTTATTGGTTGTCATCTTTGTCATCCTGGTTGCCATTACTTCATTCTTCTTTGGCCTAAAGATTGGATCTAATTATGCTTTTGAAAAAGCTGGCCTTAGCAATAAGGAAGAGAAGGCGATTGTTGAGCCATTAGATGAAAAACAGAAGATTGAGCTAACATCTCCAGAAGAGGAGAAGGTTAAAGAAATAGTTCAAGATAAAGAGACCAAGAAAGTTTCTAAAGAAGAATTAAATAAGAGAATTGAAGAATCTTTAAAGCAGAAGATGGTTAATGAGTTTTCAAGTGAAAATAAAGATTTCAATGATGTTGGTGTTCAAGATACGCAAGTACAAGAGGTTGTAGAAGAGAAGGTTGTAGAGCCTGTTCAGCAACCAGCAGTTGAAAGTGAGACTATTCAAGAGTCAGCTTCTAAGACAGATGAATATACTGGAAAATACACAATTGTAGTTGGTTCATTTGAGTCAATTGATGACGCAAAGGAATTTGCAGAAGGTTTTCGAGTTCTTGGTTTTAGCCCAATTGTTAATGAAAAAGAAGTACCTGGTAAGGGAAATCGTTTTCGCGTAAGCCTTGGGGCATTTGAGAGAAGTATTGAAGCGAAGCAATATGTTAAGAAGCATCCTTCTCTTTTTGCAGGGCGTGATTATTTCTTTACAAAATTCGACTAA
- the queC gene encoding 7-cyano-7-deazaguanine synthase QueC: MKSDKLAVVLVSGGMDSLVCAAIANEKHENLAFLHLNYGQKTEERELDCFQKIADFYGVDKSLRKVIDVSFLKQIGGSSLTDDGIDVKQYKGDSEEIPDSYVPFRNTHIIAMAVSWSEVVGAKNIYIGAVNEDSSGYPDCRPSYYAAYNELIKQGTKDGDIEIITPVIDMAKNEIVQKAVDLGAPLKFSYSCYARGDKACGVCDSCALRLRGFQKAGIEDPIEYDQRPNYL, from the coding sequence TTGAAAAGTGATAAACTTGCAGTTGTATTAGTTAGTGGTGGTATGGATTCGTTAGTTTGTGCTGCAATTGCAAATGAGAAACATGAAAACCTTGCGTTTCTTCACCTTAACTACGGACAAAAAACAGAAGAACGTGAATTGGATTGTTTCCAAAAAATCGCTGACTTTTACGGAGTCGATAAATCTCTACGTAAAGTAATTGATGTCTCATTTCTAAAGCAGATTGGTGGAAGCTCTCTAACTGATGATGGAATTGATGTAAAACAATATAAAGGTGATTCAGAAGAAATCCCTGATAGCTACGTACCTTTTAGAAATACTCACATCATCGCGATGGCCGTTTCTTGGTCTGAAGTTGTTGGTGCTAAGAATATTTATATTGGTGCAGTTAACGAAGATTCATCAGGTTACCCTGACTGTCGCCCAAGCTACTACGCTGCATATAACGAGCTAATCAAGCAAGGAACTAAAGATGGTGATATTGAGATCATCACTCCTGTAATTGATATGGCAAAGAATGAGATTGTGCAAAAAGCGGTCGACCTAGGTGCACCACTTAAGTTTTCTTATTCTTGTTATGCTCGAGGAGATAAAGCTTGCGGAGTTTGTGATTCATGCGCTCTAAGGCTTAGAGGCTTTCAGAAGGCAGGAATTGAAGATCCGATTGAGTATGATCAAAGACCAAATTACTTATAA
- a CDS encoding ferredoxin, protein MANKEMKHKENVAGKWYCTDPDDDNGEGCIACNVCYTGAPDFFAEDEDGNAYVVKQPSTPEEEELCQEQMDACPVASIGNDG, encoded by the coding sequence ATGGCAAATAAAGAAATGAAACATAAAGAAAATGTTGCTGGAAAGTGGTATTGCACAGATCCAGATGATGATAACGGCGAAGGATGCATTGCATGTAACGTATGTTACACAGGTGCTCCAGACTTTTTTGCTGAAGATGAAGATGGAAATGCATACGTTGTTAAGCAACCATCAACACCTGAAGAAGAAGAGCTATGCCAAGAGCAAATGGATGCTTGTCCAGTTGCTTCAATTGGTAATGATGGCTAA
- a CDS encoding aspartate kinase, which translates to MRSVYKFGGSSIKSAAAIKQIADLILACPNDALVVLSATYNSTNELESIYFSEDSNLLVEDFFTKHRVIIEELNLQVDLSNFKEELLSYLTLPKSSSTLDSIYSIGERISTSILASYIQQQGRELFHADARDYILTNRNFNEAKVLFKNTKANCKDLNKHSLIITQGFIARTTDGQTSTLGREGSDYSAAIFAWALDDVQELVIWKDVKGVYGHDPKVLSNAPLIHNLSYRQTKLLTNKGAKILFHRTMNPLIEANLPLIVKSVFYPNEAGSCISDAKEDHFCAISTERDEASRNFITVFGLPLENAKLLERSFEVDENNDDYFTLEVDGQDLREWIDLFGDQLFS; encoded by the coding sequence TTGAGAAGTGTATATAAATTTGGTGGCAGTTCAATAAAAAGCGCTGCTGCCATTAAGCAGATTGCAGATTTAATTTTAGCGTGTCCAAATGATGCTCTTGTTGTTTTATCTGCGACGTATAATTCAACTAATGAGCTGGAGTCAATTTACTTTAGTGAAGACTCTAATTTATTAGTTGAAGACTTTTTCACAAAGCATAGAGTGATCATTGAAGAGTTAAACCTTCAAGTTGATCTCTCCAATTTTAAAGAAGAGTTGCTAAGCTATCTTACACTTCCCAAGTCTAGTTCGACTCTCGATTCTATCTACAGTATTGGAGAGCGTATCTCTACATCAATCCTTGCTAGTTATATCCAACAACAAGGAAGAGAACTTTTTCACGCAGATGCCCGTGACTATATTCTCACGAATCGCAATTTTAATGAGGCCAAGGTTCTCTTTAAGAATACAAAGGCAAATTGCAAAGATTTAAATAAGCACTCGCTAATTATCACACAAGGCTTTATCGCACGAACAACCGATGGCCAAACTTCAACTCTAGGCCGAGAGGGCTCAGATTATTCCGCAGCTATCTTTGCTTGGGCATTAGATGATGTACAAGAGCTTGTGATTTGGAAGGACGTTAAAGGTGTTTACGGCCATGATCCAAAGGTTCTTTCAAATGCACCTTTAATTCACAACCTAAGCTACCGACAGACAAAACTATTGACTAATAAAGGTGCTAAAATTCTTTTTCATCGAACGATGAACCCTTTAATCGAAGCAAATCTACCCCTTATTGTTAAAAGTGTATTCTACCCGAATGAAGCTGGAAGCTGTATTAGTGATGCTAAGGAAGATCATTTCTGTGCTATTTCAACAGAAAGAGATGAAGCCTCACGCAATTTTATTACGGTATTTGGCCTTCCTCTTGAAAATGCAAAGTTGTTGGAAAGGTCATTTGAAGTCGATGAAAATAACGATGATTACTTTACGCTAGAAGTTGATGGCCAAGATCTTCGTGAGTGGATAGACCTCTTTGGTGATCAGTTATTTTCTTAG
- a CDS encoding ATPase, T2SS/T4P/T4SS family, protein MSQINQYFFNEFKMLLSEKAKKTIHLNFKEIILETLERNNLQESDLDNLNEIKDWFNKVYHQSYIDDLLKMYDANEFIIHSPSDIEVQKKDHLNLKVEFLSNEDFVLSLVFLTQKLGIDWNFNNPFASFKNTRLVDGNEIDLRVSITHPCLSPKAQAKAFLRVHAKENFKISDFSKDKEAHEIVEKLVSDYKNIVIAGSTASGKTSFLRVCKALCFENEHHVIIEDVAEIDGDISNSTHLLSHPSEGKSLKDYCSYALRMSPKRILLGEIRSSEVIPFLLAMNTGHKGMMSTIHANSAKDTLLRLTTLFSIFSESKNGIDFDQILRLICQSVDNVIFVENKEVKEIIEVHGSEADRPIYSTLYSKAKKITDHQRGLSTHEDLGHQLLA, encoded by the coding sequence ATGTCACAAATCAATCAGTATTTTTTCAATGAATTTAAAATGCTACTTAGTGAGAAAGCAAAGAAAACAATTCATCTGAACTTTAAAGAAATTATTCTAGAAACACTCGAAAGAAATAATCTTCAAGAAAGTGACTTAGATAATCTAAACGAAATCAAAGACTGGTTTAACAAGGTCTATCATCAAAGTTACATTGATGATCTTCTAAAAATGTATGATGCCAATGAGTTTATCATTCACTCTCCTAGTGATATCGAAGTACAAAAGAAGGATCATCTTAATTTAAAGGTTGAATTTCTAAGTAATGAAGACTTTGTCTTAAGCTTAGTTTTTCTAACTCAAAAACTAGGAATTGATTGGAACTTCAATAATCCATTTGCATCATTTAAGAATACTCGATTAGTTGACGGCAATGAGATTGACTTGCGAGTGAGTATCACACATCCATGTCTTTCCCCTAAAGCACAAGCAAAAGCATTTTTGAGAGTTCATGCAAAAGAGAATTTCAAAATATCCGATTTTTCAAAAGACAAAGAAGCACATGAGATTGTGGAAAAGTTGGTTAGTGATTATAAGAATATTGTTATTGCGGGCTCTACGGCAAGTGGAAAGACTAGCTTTTTAAGAGTTTGTAAGGCGCTATGCTTTGAAAATGAACATCACGTTATTATTGAAGATGTTGCAGAGATTGACGGAGATATTTCCAATTCAACTCACCTCTTATCACATCCTAGTGAGGGAAAGAGTCTAAAAGACTATTGTAGTTATGCTTTAAGGATGTCTCCAAAGAGAATTCTTCTTGGAGAGATTAGATCAAGTGAGGTAATCCCATTTTTATTAGCAATGAATACTGGGCACAAAGGTATGATGAGTACAATTCATGCTAACAGTGCAAAGGATACACTACTCAGACTTACTACATTATTTTCAATCTTCTCAGAGAGTAAAAACGGAATTGATTTCGATCAAATCTTACGACTGATCTGTCAAAGTGTTGATAACGTGATCTTTGTTGAAAATAAAGAAGTAAAAGAAATTATAGAAGTTCACGGTAGTGAAGCAGATCGTCCGATTTACTCAACACTTTATTCAAAGGCTAAGAAAATAACTGATCACCAAAGAGGTCTATCCACTCACGAAGATCTTGGCCATCAACTTCTAGCGTAA